Sequence from the Streptosporangium brasiliense genome:
TGACCCGCTCCACCTTCGCCGCGTCGGCCATCGCCGCCCGCTTGCTGCTGAGCGCCGCCGCGAACGCCTTCAGGTCGAGCTTGCCCGCCACCGGCACCACCGCGACGGCCAGCCCGCCCTCCACCTCGGCCACGAGGGTCTTGAAGATCTGCCCGTACGGCACGCCGAGCGCGTCGGCGGCCTCCTCGCCGTAGGCCTGGGAGCCGGCGTCGTGTGTGTAGGGGTGGAGAGTGAAATCCACCTTCGCCTGGGTAAGCGCCACCGTCGCCGGTGTCCCCTGACCACCCTTGTTCTTGCTCTTGCTCACAGGGGAAGCTTAGTGGCCGGTTAAAATCTACTTTGTAAAGGGCATGTCCGGATGGCGGACGGAACGTGACCGGGTGCCGGACCTCCGTAGACTGGACGGGTGATTTCCCGTACCGACCTGCGCGGAGCCCTCCCCGAGGACCTGCGCCACGTGCTGCCCCGTGCCGAACTCGACGTCGAAGCCGCCCTGGAGAAAGTGCGGCCGATCTGCGAGGACGTGCATCATCGCGGGGTCGAGGCGGTGCGGGAGCTGACCGCCAGGTTCGACGGCGTCGAGCTGGAGTCCACCCGCGTCCCCGCCGAGGCCGTCGCCGGCGCGCTGGAGGAGCTCGACCCCAGGATCCGGGCGGCGCTGGAGGAGTCGATCCGCCGCGCCCGCCTCGTCCACCGCGACCAGCGGCGCACCGACGTCACCACCCAGGTCGTGCCCGGCGGCACCGTCACCGAGCGCTGGGTCCCCGTCGACCGGGTGGGCCTCTACGTCCCCGGCGGCCGCGCGGTCTACCCCTCCAGCGTGGTCATGAACGTCGTCCCCGCCCAGGAGGCGGGGGTGGCCTCGCTGGCCGTCACCTCACCCGCGCAGAAGGAGTTCGGCGGACTGCCGCACCCCACCATCCTGGCCGCGTGCGCGCTGCTCGGCGTGGAGGAGGTCTACGCCGTCGGCGGCGCCCAGGCCGTGGCCATGTTCGCCTACGGCACCGAGGAGTGCGCGCCGGTCACCATGGTCACCGGCCCCGGCAACATCTGGGTCGCCGCCGCCAAGCGGCTGCTCAAGGGCCGCATCGGCATCGACTCCGAGGCCGGGCCCACCGAGATCGCGATCCTCGCCGACTCCACGGCCGACCCCGTGCACGTCGCCGCCGACCTGATCAGCCAGGCCGAGCACGACACGATCGCCGCCGCCGTCCTCGTCACCGACTCCGTCGAGCTGGCCGAGGCCGTCGAGCGGGAGCTGCCCCGCCAGGTCGCCGCCACCAAGCACAGCGAGCGCATCGCCGAGGCCCTGTCCGGCCGCCAGTCCGGCATCATCCTCGTCGACGACATGGAGGCCGGCCTGCGCGTCGTCGACGTCTACGCCGCCGAGCACCTGGAGATCCACACCGCCGACGCGCCCGCGCTGGCGGCCCGGGTCCGCAACGCCGGAGCCATCTTCGTCGGCACCTACGCGCCGGTCTCGCTCGGCGACTACCTCGCCGGGTCCAACCACGTGCTGCCCACCGGCGGCTGCGCCTGCCACTCCTCCGGGCTGTCGGTGCAGACCTTCCTGCGTGGCATCCACGTCGTCGACTACAGCCGCGAGGCCCTCGCCGGCGCCGCCGCCCACGTGTGCGTCCTGGCCGACGCCGAGGACCTGCCGGCGCACGGCGCGGCGATCCGCGCGAGGTTCGACTGGGAGGTCCCCTCATGAGGACCTGCCGGCCCGTGCTCACCGGGCGCGCGGCGACCCGTGACCGTTCCGACCGGGAGAGATCTCGATGAGGCTTGAGGACCTGCCGATCCGCGACGACCTCCGGGGACGGTCGCCCTACGGCGCGCCCCAGATCGACGTCCCGGTCCGGCTCAACACCAACGAGAACCCCTACGGGCCCTCGGCGTCCCTGGTCGCCGACCTCGCCGAGGCCGTACGGCACGGCGCGGCCGGCCTCAACCGCTACCCCGACCGCGACGCCCTGGCCCTCCGCCGTGACCTGGCCTCCTACCTGGGCCACGGCCTGACCGTCGAGCAGGTCTGGGCGGCCAACGGCTCCAACGAGGTGCTCCAGCAGATCCTGCAGGTCTTCGGCGGCCCCGGCCGCAGCGCGCTCGGCTTCGAGCCGTCCTACTCCATGCACCCGATCATCACCACCGGCGCCTCGACCGAGTGGATCTCCGGGGCGCGCGAGGAGGACTTCGGGCTCGACCCCGGCAAGGCCATCGCCGCGATCGAGGAGCACCGGCCCGACGTCGTGTTCCTGACCTCGCCCAACAACCCCACCGGCACCGCGCTCGACCCGGCCGTGATCGCCCGGATCGTCGAGGCCGCGCCCGGCATGGTCGTCGTGGACGAGGCATACTTCGAGTTCGCCCGCACCGGCACCCCGTCCGCGCTGACCCTGCTGCCGGACAACCCCCGGCTCATCGTCACGCGGACCATGTCCAAGGCGTTCGCCATGGCGGGCACCCGGCTCGGCTATCTCGCCGCCCACCCGTCGGTGATCGAGGCGCTGCTCCTGGTCCGCCTGCCGTACCACCTGTCGACGCTCACCCAGGCGGCGGCGCGCGTCGCGCTCGCCCACCGGGCCGAGCTGCTCGGCACCGTCGACACGCTGCGGGCCGAGCGGGACGCCACGGTGGAGTGGCTGCGCGGCAAGGGGCTGCAGGTCGCCGACTCCGACGCCAACTTCGTGCTGTTCGGCCGGTTCGCCGACCGGCACGCGGTCTGGCAGGCCGTCCTCGACCGCGGGGTGCTGATCCGCGAGGTGGGGCCGCCGGAGTGGCTGAGAGTTTCGATCGGAACGACCGAGGAGATGGCGGCCTTCCGCGCCGCCCTGGAGGGAATCCTGTGAGCAGTCCCGCCGGAGACGGGCCCGCCAAGCGCTTGGGCCGCGTCGAGCGCGTCACCAAGGAGACCTCGGTGCTGGTCGAGGTCGACCTCGACGGCACCGGGCAGGTCGAGGTGTCCACGGGCGTCGGGTTCTACGACCACATGCTGAACCAGCTCGGCAAGCACGGCCTGTTCGACCTGACCGTCAAGACCGAGGGCGACCTCCACATCGACTCCCACCACACGATCGAGGACACCTCGCTCGCGCTGGGGGCGGCGTTCCGCGAAGCCCTGGGCGACAAGTCGGGCATCCGCCGGTTCGGCAGCGCGTCCTGCCCGCTCGACGAGGCCCTCGCCCAGGTCACGGTCGACCTGTCCGGCCGGCCCTACCTGGTGCACACCGAGCCCGAGGGCATGGCCCCGATGATCGGCGCCGAATACGACACGACGATGACCAGGCACATCCTGGAGTCGTTCGTCGCCCAGGCCGCCATCTGCCTGCACGTCCACGTCCCCTACGGCCGCAACGCCCACCACATCGTCGAGGCCCAGTTCAAGGCCCTGGCCCGGGCGCTGCGCGAGGCCTCCGAGCTCGACCCCCGCGCCACCGGCGTGCCGAGCACCAAGGGCGTGCTGTGAGCGGGCGCGGCTGCCCGTCCGTCCGCCCGGACCGGAGACAGACGTGAGCGAC
This genomic interval carries:
- the ybaK gene encoding Cys-tRNA(Pro) deacylase, whose protein sequence is MSKSKNKGGQGTPATVALTQAKVDFTLHPYTHDAGSQAYGEEAADALGVPYGQIFKTLVAEVEGGLAVAVVPVAGKLDLKAFAAALSSKRAAMADAAKVERVTGYVVGGISPLGQRRRLPTVIDASALDHPTIYFSAGRRGLQIETAPAELIRLTQAITAPIGKTG
- the hisB gene encoding imidazoleglycerol-phosphate dehydratase HisB is translated as MSSPAGDGPAKRLGRVERVTKETSVLVEVDLDGTGQVEVSTGVGFYDHMLNQLGKHGLFDLTVKTEGDLHIDSHHTIEDTSLALGAAFREALGDKSGIRRFGSASCPLDEALAQVTVDLSGRPYLVHTEPEGMAPMIGAEYDTTMTRHILESFVAQAAICLHVHVPYGRNAHHIVEAQFKALARALREASELDPRATGVPSTKGVL
- the hisD gene encoding histidinol dehydrogenase, with the translated sequence MISRTDLRGALPEDLRHVLPRAELDVEAALEKVRPICEDVHHRGVEAVRELTARFDGVELESTRVPAEAVAGALEELDPRIRAALEESIRRARLVHRDQRRTDVTTQVVPGGTVTERWVPVDRVGLYVPGGRAVYPSSVVMNVVPAQEAGVASLAVTSPAQKEFGGLPHPTILAACALLGVEEVYAVGGAQAVAMFAYGTEECAPVTMVTGPGNIWVAAAKRLLKGRIGIDSEAGPTEIAILADSTADPVHVAADLISQAEHDTIAAAVLVTDSVELAEAVERELPRQVAATKHSERIAEALSGRQSGIILVDDMEAGLRVVDVYAAEHLEIHTADAPALAARVRNAGAIFVGTYAPVSLGDYLAGSNHVLPTGGCACHSSGLSVQTFLRGIHVVDYSREALAGAAAHVCVLADAEDLPAHGAAIRARFDWEVPS
- a CDS encoding histidinol-phosphate transaminase codes for the protein MSMRLEDLPIRDDLRGRSPYGAPQIDVPVRLNTNENPYGPSASLVADLAEAVRHGAAGLNRYPDRDALALRRDLASYLGHGLTVEQVWAANGSNEVLQQILQVFGGPGRSALGFEPSYSMHPIITTGASTEWISGAREEDFGLDPGKAIAAIEEHRPDVVFLTSPNNPTGTALDPAVIARIVEAAPGMVVVDEAYFEFARTGTPSALTLLPDNPRLIVTRTMSKAFAMAGTRLGYLAAHPSVIEALLLVRLPYHLSTLTQAAARVALAHRAELLGTVDTLRAERDATVEWLRGKGLQVADSDANFVLFGRFADRHAVWQAVLDRGVLIREVGPPEWLRVSIGTTEEMAAFRAALEGIL